From Alteromonas sp. RKMC-009, one genomic window encodes:
- the crcB gene encoding fluoride efflux transporter CrcB encodes MPTGIVLYCYIAAGGAIGACLRFFVTSNIDSWFGKALPFGTLTVNVLGSFSLALLYGFIERHELMDSPYRALIGVGLLGAFTTFSTFSIETLTLLENGLIMKAIANVLLNVCLCLLAGWAAIAMMKG; translated from the coding sequence ATGCCAACAGGAATTGTCTTGTACTGTTATATCGCAGCAGGCGGCGCAATAGGCGCGTGTCTGCGCTTTTTTGTCACATCAAATATCGATTCCTGGTTTGGAAAAGCGCTGCCCTTTGGTACACTGACAGTGAACGTATTAGGCTCGTTCAGCCTTGCACTGTTATACGGATTCATAGAGCGGCATGAATTGATGGATTCTCCCTATCGTGCTCTGATAGGTGTCGGCCTTTTAGGGGCTTTTACCACCTTTTCCACGTTCTCTATCGAAACACTGACATTACTGGAAAATGGCCTGATAATGAAAGCCATAGCCAATGTGTTATTAAATGTGTGCCTGTGCCTGCTGGCAGGATGGGCAGCAATAGCAATGATGAAAGGATAA